One segment of Deinococcus arcticus DNA contains the following:
- a CDS encoding aminotransferase-like domain-containing protein, with product MSRPPAAFDPASALSRRARTMNASAIREILKITQRPDVISFAGGLPAPELFPIEEVRAATNAVLDRAGAAALQYSTTEGHPPLREWIGAQAGIPASNVQIVTGSQQGLDLLGKVLLDEGDTVLVEAPTYLGALQSFQPYLPRYVQLPTDDGGIDVDALEEVLKRERAKLLYAVPNFQNPTGRTLSAERRQRLVELTAQYGVLVIEDDPYGQLRFSGEAAPSLYELGLQLHGDPDRNHVVYSSSFSKTLAPGLRDAWVQAAAPIIAKLIQAKQGSDLHTPTLNQMIMAELVHDVLPRQIERVRRAYGERAQHMLRAMQAHFPAGVEHTTPQGGMFLWLTLPGGVNTEALLPRAVERQVAYVPGRPFYALGGGENTMRLSYSNATPAQIDTGIRALGGLLQEALTA from the coding sequence ATGAGCCGCCCCCCTGCCGCGTTTGACCCGGCCAGCGCCCTGTCGCGCCGGGCCCGCACCATGAATGCCAGCGCCATCCGCGAGATTCTGAAAATCACCCAGCGCCCGGACGTGATCTCGTTTGCCGGGGGCCTGCCAGCGCCGGAACTGTTTCCCATTGAGGAGGTTCGCGCGGCCACGAACGCGGTGCTGGACCGCGCGGGCGCGGCGGCGCTGCAGTATTCCACCACCGAGGGCCACCCGCCGCTGCGCGAGTGGATTGGCGCGCAGGCCGGCATTCCCGCCAGCAACGTGCAGATTGTGACCGGCAGCCAGCAGGGGCTGGACCTGCTGGGCAAGGTGCTGCTGGACGAGGGCGACACCGTGCTGGTGGAAGCCCCCACCTACCTGGGCGCGCTGCAGTCATTTCAGCCGTACCTGCCGCGCTACGTGCAGCTGCCCACCGATGACGGCGGCATAGACGTGGACGCCCTGGAAGAGGTGCTGAAGCGGGAACGGGCCAAGCTGCTGTACGCCGTTCCCAACTTCCAGAACCCCACCGGGCGCACCCTGAGTGCCGAGCGCCGGCAGCGTCTGGTCGAGCTGACGGCGCAGTACGGCGTGCTGGTCATTGAGGATGACCCCTACGGCCAGCTGCGCTTTTCGGGCGAGGCGGCCCCCAGCCTCTACGAACTGGGCCTGCAGCTGCACGGCGACCCGGACCGCAACCATGTGGTGTATTCCAGCTCGTTTTCCAAGACCCTGGCCCCGGGTCTGCGCGACGCCTGGGTGCAGGCCGCCGCGCCGATCATCGCCAAGCTCATTCAGGCCAAGCAGGGCTCGGACCTGCACACGCCCACCCTCAACCAGATGATCATGGCCGAACTGGTGCACGACGTGTTGCCCCGCCAGATTGAGCGGGTGCGCCGGGCGTACGGCGAGCGGGCACAGCACATGCTGCGGGCCATGCAGGCACACTTTCCGGCCGGGGTGGAGCACACCACGCCTCAGGGCGGCATGTTCCTGTGGCTCACGCTGCCGGGGGGCGTGAACACCGAGGCCCTGCTGCCCCGCGCTGTGGAGCGCCAGGTGGCCTACGTGCCCGGCCGCCCCTTCTACGCCCTGGGCGGCGGCGAGAACACCATGCGCCTGAGCTACTCCAACGCCACGCCGGCGCAGATCGACACCGGCATTCGCGCCCTGGGGGGGCTGCTGCAAGAGGCGCTGACCGCATGA
- the fba gene encoding class II fructose-1,6-bisphosphate aldolase yields MLVTGNDILVPARAGKYGVASFNTNNMEITQAIIHTAEKLRSPVMVQMSEGAIKYGGQDLANIVIDLAQRATVPVALHLDHGSSYESALKAIKMGFTSVMIDASHHQFEENVKETRRVVEAAHAMGISVESELGRLGGIEEHIVVDEKDAFLTDPEEAVQFIEQTGTDYLAIAIGTSHGAYKGKGRPFIDHARIEKIAQLTSIPLVAHGSSGVPAEIVERFRTGGGVIGDAAGIADEDLQRATGHGIAKVNVDTDLRLASTVAIREALNANPKEFDPRKIFGPARDLMSQIVEHKLTVLGSVGKA; encoded by the coding sequence ATGCTCGTCACTGGTAACGACATCCTGGTTCCCGCCCGCGCTGGCAAGTACGGCGTGGCCTCGTTCAACACGAACAACATGGAGATCACGCAGGCGATCATCCACACGGCCGAGAAGCTGCGCAGCCCCGTGATGGTGCAGATGAGCGAGGGCGCCATCAAGTACGGCGGGCAGGATCTGGCGAACATCGTCATTGACCTTGCCCAGCGCGCGACCGTGCCGGTGGCGCTGCACCTGGATCACGGCTCGTCTTACGAATCGGCCCTCAAGGCCATCAAGATGGGCTTTACCAGCGTCATGATTGACGCCTCGCACCACCAGTTCGAGGAGAACGTCAAGGAAACCCGGCGCGTGGTGGAAGCTGCGCACGCCATGGGCATCAGCGTGGAATCCGAGCTGGGGCGCCTGGGCGGCATTGAAGAGCACATCGTGGTGGACGAGAAAGACGCCTTCCTGACCGACCCCGAGGAAGCCGTGCAGTTTATCGAGCAGACCGGCACCGACTACCTGGCCATTGCCATTGGCACCAGCCACGGCGCATACAAGGGCAAGGGCCGCCCCTTCATTGACCACGCGCGCATCGAGAAGATTGCGCAGCTCACCAGCATTCCGCTGGTGGCCCACGGCTCCAGCGGCGTGCCCGCCGAGATCGTGGAGCGATTCCGCACCGGCGGCGGCGTGATTGGCGACGCGGCCGGCATTGCCGACGAGGACCTGCAGCGCGCCACCGGCCACGGCATTGCCAAGGTGAACGTGGACACCGACCTGCGTCTGGCCAGCACCGTGGCCATCCGCGAAGCCCTGAACGCCAACCCCAAAGAGTTCGACCCCCGCAAGATCTTTGGCCCCGCCCGCGACCTGATGAGCCAGATCGTGGAGCACAAACTGACTGTGCTGGGCAGCGTGGGCAAGGCCTGA
- a CDS encoding S8 family peptidase, which translates to MKRNLLMLGAALTLGGLSQAHAGRLSPTLLQRAQQGDQTPVGVIVRFQFANDERGRAQFKNLRGQLNSRLAQLGPAAGFVKQAINSGKVTELWLDQSIYLPLTPVQARALALLPFVSDVFENFKVQIPKPQRAVALSAAAAAPGEAWHLAKIGAPQAWAAGFKGQNVKIGHLDSGIDAGHPQLNGKVRAFAEFNAAGDRVQGAATRDTTNHGTHTAGLLVGDTVGVAPSATVISALVLPNNEGTFAQVIAGMQYVLDPDNNAATDDGADVVNMSLGIPGTFDEFIVPVQNMLQAGVVPVFAIGNFGPSPASTGSPGNIPDVIGVGAVDRNGQVASFSSRGPVNWNSTIKGVFVKPDIAAPGVEITSAFPNGQYGALSGSSQASPIAAGAVALMLSAKPGAGVDAIKNALYTSASNAGSKNNNVGYGLISVPGALGKLGVGGAAPAPTPPAPTPPAPTPPAPTPPAPTPPAPTPPAAPTGPAGYTLCAIEGSKCDFSGQKDAAFGTAGKYLTGIGTDGFNCTVAEWGRDPAPGQRKGCFIKDRPGAAPAPTPPAPAPTPPSSGKKPRVLLVDDDMGQGADVTNALREAIKANAVSGGAFVWNTQSQGAVPLSEMRRADIVVWATGEQYQNTITAADQNLLRQYVDGGGNLLITGQDIGYDIGTSAFYTSVLKTRFVADSSGQAKFVTRGAFGNTAFTLNAQGSAGNQYYPDVIADQGGSSVVASWGTANATAGTITAQSIRVDPNRNRAAQKVQDPRGLVEQIAANLIGGILNQILGGNTQAQNRNQPRVSAQNAGENAGAIVANDAGKYRTVTMGFGLEGLTPNSRTILMKTAFDWLMK; encoded by the coding sequence ATGAAGAGGAATCTGCTGATGCTGGGCGCGGCCCTGACCCTGGGAGGGCTGTCCCAGGCCCACGCGGGGCGCCTGTCGCCCACCCTGTTGCAGCGCGCGCAGCAGGGCGACCAGACGCCCGTGGGCGTGATTGTGCGCTTTCAGTTCGCCAACGACGAGCGGGGCCGGGCCCAGTTCAAGAACCTGCGCGGGCAGCTGAACAGCCGCCTGGCCCAGCTGGGGCCGGCAGCGGGCTTCGTGAAGCAGGCCATCAATTCCGGCAAGGTCACGGAACTGTGGCTGGACCAGAGCATCTACCTGCCCCTGACGCCGGTGCAGGCGCGCGCCCTGGCCCTGCTGCCCTTTGTCTCGGACGTGTTCGAGAACTTCAAGGTGCAGATTCCCAAGCCGCAGCGCGCTGTGGCCCTGAGCGCCGCTGCGGCGGCCCCCGGCGAGGCGTGGCACCTGGCCAAGATCGGCGCCCCGCAGGCGTGGGCCGCCGGTTTCAAGGGTCAGAACGTGAAAATTGGGCACCTGGACAGCGGGATTGACGCGGGCCACCCCCAGCTGAACGGCAAGGTGCGGGCCTTCGCTGAATTCAACGCGGCCGGTGACCGGGTGCAGGGCGCGGCCACCCGCGACACCACCAACCACGGCACCCACACAGCGGGCCTGCTGGTGGGCGACACCGTCGGCGTGGCCCCCAGCGCCACAGTTATCAGCGCGCTGGTGCTGCCGAACAACGAGGGCACCTTCGCCCAGGTGATCGCCGGTATGCAGTACGTGCTGGACCCCGACAACAACGCGGCCACCGACGACGGCGCCGACGTGGTGAACATGAGCCTGGGTATTCCCGGGACCTTTGATGAATTCATCGTGCCCGTGCAGAACATGCTGCAGGCAGGCGTGGTGCCGGTCTTCGCTATCGGTAACTTCGGTCCCTCTCCGGCCAGCACTGGCAGCCCCGGCAACATTCCCGATGTGATTGGCGTGGGCGCTGTGGACCGCAACGGGCAGGTGGCCTCCTTCAGCAGTCGTGGCCCGGTGAACTGGAACAGCACGATCAAGGGCGTGTTCGTGAAGCCCGACATTGCCGCGCCCGGGGTGGAAATCACCAGCGCCTTTCCCAATGGGCAGTACGGCGCTCTGAGCGGGTCCTCTCAGGCCAGCCCCATCGCGGCGGGCGCTGTGGCGCTGATGCTCTCGGCCAAACCCGGCGCGGGCGTGGACGCGATCAAGAACGCCCTGTACACCAGCGCCAGCAATGCGGGCAGCAAGAACAACAACGTGGGCTACGGCCTGATCAGTGTGCCCGGCGCTCTGGGCAAGCTGGGCGTGGGGGGCGCCGCTCCTGCGCCCACCCCGCCTGCGCCCACACCACCCGCCCCCACGCCCCCGGCGCCGACCCCTCCTGCGCCCACGCCACCTGCTCCCACGCCGCCGGCGGCCCCCACGGGCCCGGCCGGCTACACCCTGTGCGCCATTGAGGGCAGCAAGTGCGACTTCAGTGGCCAGAAGGACGCCGCCTTCGGCACGGCCGGCAAGTACCTGACCGGGATTGGCACCGACGGCTTTAACTGCACCGTGGCCGAATGGGGCCGCGACCCTGCCCCGGGCCAGCGCAAGGGCTGCTTTATCAAGGACCGCCCCGGCGCGGCCCCCGCGCCCACGCCGCCTGCACCGGCACCCACCCCGCCCAGCAGCGGCAAGAAACCGCGCGTGCTGCTGGTCGATGACGATATGGGCCAGGGCGCCGACGTCACGAACGCGCTGCGTGAGGCCATCAAGGCGAACGCGGTGAGCGGCGGGGCCTTTGTGTGGAACACCCAGAGCCAGGGCGCCGTGCCCCTGAGCGAGATGCGGCGCGCTGACATCGTGGTGTGGGCCACGGGGGAGCAGTATCAGAACACCATCACGGCGGCTGACCAGAACCTGCTGCGCCAGTATGTGGACGGCGGCGGCAACCTGCTGATCACTGGCCAGGACATTGGCTATGACATCGGCACCAGTGCCTTTTACACCAGCGTGCTGAAGACGCGCTTTGTGGCCGACAGCAGCGGGCAGGCCAAGTTCGTGACCCGCGGGGCCTTTGGCAACACGGCCTTTACCCTGAACGCCCAGGGCAGCGCAGGCAACCAGTACTACCCCGATGTAATTGCCGACCAGGGCGGCAGCAGCGTGGTGGCTTCGTGGGGCACGGCCAACGCCACGGCGGGCACCATCACTGCCCAGAGCATCCGCGTGGACCCCAACCGCAACCGCGCCGCCCAGAAGGTGCAGGACCCACGCGGACTGGTGGAGCAGATCGCGGCCAACCTGATCGGCGGCATCCTGAACCAGATTCTGGGCGGCAATACCCAGGCCCAGAACCGCAACCAGCCGCGCGTGAGTGCCCAGAATGCGGGCGAGAACGCCGGGGCCATCGTGGCGAACGACGCGGGCAAGTACCGCACCGTGACCATGGGCTTCGGGCTGGAGGGCCTGACACCCAACAGCCGCACCATCCTGATGAAGACCGCCTTTGACTGGCTGATGAAGTAA
- a CDS encoding CBS domain-containing protein, whose product MPTLKDIMTRDLTTTDPRATLKEVATLMREQDIGNVLIMDGETLRGIITDRDIVVRAVAYGHDLGSVASDYATGSVFTLDAGTDVQDAARQMAQRQVRRLPVTENSQVVGIVSLGDLATRTSGGADEQALQGISQPTI is encoded by the coding sequence ATGCCGACCCTCAAAGACATCATGACCCGCGACCTCACCACCACCGACCCCCGCGCCACCCTGAAGGAAGTCGCCACCCTGATGCGTGAGCAGGACATTGGCAACGTGCTGATCATGGACGGCGAGACGCTGCGCGGCATCATCACCGACCGCGACATCGTGGTGCGCGCCGTGGCCTACGGGCACGACCTGGGCAGCGTGGCCAGCGACTACGCCACCGGCAGCGTGTTCACCCTGGACGCCGGCACCGACGTGCAGGACGCGGCCCGCCAGATGGCCCAGCGCCAGGTGCGTCGCCTGCCCGTCACCGAGAACAGCCAGGTGGTGGGCATCGTGAGCCTGGGCGACCTCGCCACCCGGACCTCCGGCGGCGCCGACGAGCAGGCGCTGCAGGGCATCAGCCAGCCGACCATCTGA
- a CDS encoding DnaJ C-terminal domain-containing protein → MAYKEYYDVLGVSRGASDADIKSAYRKLAKQYHPDKNAGDEKAAERFKEIGEAYAVLSDPEKRKVYDQFGHTGQVPPGYAGPGAGGFQGGDFSGFDPGQFSDFFQGLFGGGGRRGGGAGPGFQGAQVNLEDLLGGLGGAGQGRRFVQNVEGELQVTLEEAFHGSDEVINVDGKRLSLRVPAGTRDGARLRLAGQGPGGGDVLLTIRVLEDARFDLDGDHLSTSVDVPAPVAALGGDVTVQTLSGKGNLSVPPGSSGGRRMRLRGQGWPRKDGTRGDLYVKLNVTVPAQLSEEQKELYRRLRDLG, encoded by the coding sequence ATGGCCTACAAGGAGTATTACGACGTGCTGGGCGTGTCGCGCGGCGCGTCCGACGCGGATATCAAGAGTGCCTACCGCAAGCTGGCCAAGCAGTACCATCCCGACAAGAACGCCGGCGACGAGAAGGCCGCCGAACGCTTCAAGGAGATTGGCGAGGCGTACGCCGTGCTCTCCGACCCGGAAAAGCGCAAGGTGTACGACCAGTTTGGTCACACCGGGCAGGTGCCCCCCGGCTACGCGGGGCCCGGCGCGGGCGGATTTCAGGGCGGGGACTTCTCGGGATTTGATCCGGGGCAGTTCAGCGACTTTTTCCAGGGCCTGTTCGGCGGCGGTGGGCGGCGTGGGGGCGGCGCGGGCCCCGGCTTCCAGGGCGCCCAGGTCAACCTGGAGGACCTGCTGGGTGGCTTAGGCGGCGCCGGACAGGGCCGCCGCTTCGTGCAGAACGTGGAAGGCGAGCTGCAGGTGACGCTGGAAGAGGCCTTTCACGGCAGTGACGAGGTCATCAACGTGGACGGCAAACGCCTGTCGCTGCGCGTGCCCGCCGGCACCCGAGACGGCGCCCGGCTGCGGCTGGCGGGCCAGGGCCCCGGCGGCGGCGACGTGCTGCTGACCATCCGTGTGCTGGAAGACGCCCGTTTTGACCTGGACGGCGACCACCTGAGCACCAGCGTGGACGTGCCGGCCCCGGTGGCGGCCCTGGGCGGCGACGTGACGGTGCAGACGCTCTCCGGCAAGGGGAACCTGAGCGTGCCGCCGGGCAGCAGTGGCGGGCGCCGCATGCGGCTGCGTGGGCAGGGCTGGCCCCGCAAGGACGGCACGCGCGGCGACCTGTACGTGAAGCTGAACGTGACCGTGCCCGCGCAGCTGAGCGAGGAACAGAAAGAGCTGTACCGCCGGCTGCGCGATCTGGGCTAG
- a CDS encoding VF530 family DNA-binding protein, giving the protein MGDGEGQERQPSTAPRDPLHGVTLERLVTHLHDEYGWEELGRRIPVKCFQQSPSVGSSLKFLRKVGWAREQVEGEYRQLVRREDANPLIAALKAGTLAADLKAPSQTRAHEALGWALRHGQPEEALRTLLGFVQDVSFWPEREKLPLLNLAIDRDAPPTFIRELLKKGANVNDPRYWLPLLHTVDVEGLAYQTGRRAPRTDVLDLLLAHGADPEASDKRGHTALEMARAYGLKAVLNKLGPAAP; this is encoded by the coding sequence ATGGGTGATGGAGAAGGGCAGGAGCGTCAGCCATCAACGGCGCCGCGTGATCCCCTGCACGGCGTGACGCTGGAACGGCTGGTCACGCACCTGCACGATGAATACGGCTGGGAAGAACTGGGCCGCCGCATTCCGGTGAAGTGCTTTCAACAGAGCCCCAGCGTGGGCAGCAGCCTGAAGTTTCTGCGCAAGGTGGGCTGGGCACGCGAACAGGTGGAAGGCGAGTACCGCCAGCTGGTGCGCCGCGAGGACGCCAACCCGCTGATTGCCGCCCTGAAAGCCGGAACGCTGGCTGCGGACCTGAAGGCCCCGAGCCAGACCCGGGCCCACGAGGCCCTGGGCTGGGCGCTGCGCCACGGCCAGCCCGAGGAGGCGCTGCGCACCCTGCTGGGCTTCGTGCAGGACGTGTCCTTCTGGCCCGAGCGCGAGAAATTGCCGCTGCTGAACCTTGCCATTGACCGGGACGCACCGCCCACGTTTATCCGCGAGCTGCTGAAAAAGGGCGCCAACGTGAACGACCCCCGGTACTGGCTGCCCCTGCTGCACACCGTGGATGTGGAGGGGCTGGCCTACCAAACCGGCCGCCGCGCTCCCCGCACCGATGTGCTGGACCTGCTGCTCGCGCACGGCGCCGACCCGGAGGCCAGCGACAAGCGCGGCCACACCGCCCTGGAAATGGCCCGCGCCTACGGCCTGAAAGCCGTCCTGAACAAGCTGGGCCCGGCTGCCCCCTAG